Genomic DNA from Ruminococcus sp. OA3:
TTTATGATTCCCATAAGACCGCCTCCTTGTCACCTTAAACCCAAAGAAGTTCGAGGGAAATTCCCTCGAACTCAAATCGCCGGCAGAATCCCCATAGCCGGAATCCTGCTGTACGTCTCTATTCCTCGCGTTCCATCGTCATAAACAGTTCGATCAGTTCCCATATCTCGTCCCGTCCCTGCTTCGTCTGTGCTGAAAATGGAACGACCGGGGTCCCTTCGACTACCTGAAGTCCCTGTTTTATCATTTTTATATGTCTGGATACCTGACTCTTTTTCAGTTTATCCAGCTTTGTTGCAATGATGATCGGCTGAAATCCATTGTGCAGGATCCAGTCATACATAGCCTTGTCATTCGCAGAAGGCTCATGGCGGATATCGATCAGCAGAAAAACTGCTTTCAAAACTTTTGACTGATGCAGGTAACGCTCGATCATCTTTCCCCACTGTTCCTTGACTGCCACAGACACTTTGGCATATCCATACCCGGGCAGGTCCACAAGATACAGCGCGTCATTTACATTATAAAAGTTTATCGTCTGCGTTTTTCCCGGCTGTGCACTTGTCCTCGCCAGCGCTTTGCGGTTCATCAGACCGTTGATCAGGGATGATTTACCCACATTCGACTTCCCCGCAAATGCAATCTCCGGCATTGTATTTTCAGGCAGCACGCTGGTAATTCCACAGACAATATCAAGCGATACATTTTTTATAACCATACTGTTCTCCTACGCCAGAGCATGCTCCAGCACTTCCTTCATATGGGAAACGAACACGATCTCCAGGCCTTCTTTGATCTCTTCCTGAATTTCTTCCACATCCGGTTTGTTTTTCGCGGGGACAAGCACCTTGCGTATGCCTGCGATCTTTGCGGCAAGAAGTTTTTCTTTCAGGCCGCCGATCGGAAGTACCCTTCCGCGCAGTGTGATCTCCCCTGTCATAGCCACATCCGCCCGAACCGGCTTCCCTGTAATTGCAGACAGCATTGCCGTTGTCATCGTGATACCAGCGGAAGGCCCGTCCTTCGGAACTGCGCCCTCCGGAATATGGATATGTATATCATTTTCCTTGAAAAACTCATCAGGAATCCCATATTCTGCAGCAACTGATCGAATATAGCTGATGCCCGCCTGCGCGGATTCTTTCATCACATCCCCCAGCTGCCCCGTCAGCAGGAAGTCACCCTTTCCAGGCATGATATTGACCTCAATCTGCAGCGTATCGCCGCCGACACTTGTCCAGGCAAGACCGCGCACGATCCCCACTTCATCTGAATCATTCTTTTTCTGGAAGCTGTATTTTTCACGTCCCAGAAACTCTTCCAGATTGTCTGCTGTCACCGTAATCTTCTCCTGATTTTCCTCGAGGATTTTACGCGCAGTCTTTCTGCAGATTTCTCCGATCTTACGTTCCAGGCTCCTGACGCCAGCCTCCTTT
This window encodes:
- the yihA gene encoding ribosome biogenesis GTP-binding protein YihA/YsxC, with the protein product MVIKNVSLDIVCGITSVLPENTMPEIAFAGKSNVGKSSLINGLMNRKALARTSAQPGKTQTINFYNVNDALYLVDLPGYGYAKVSVAVKEQWGKMIERYLHQSKVLKAVFLLIDIRHEPSANDKAMYDWILHNGFQPIIIATKLDKLKKSQVSRHIKMIKQGLQVVEGTPVVPFSAQTKQGRDEIWELIELFMTMEREE